The following coding sequences are from one Verrucosispora sp. WMMD573 window:
- a CDS encoding ABC transporter ATP-binding protein: MTGSSAAPAVDLRGLRISLDGTRILAGVDLTVATGEWVTVIGPNGAGKSTLLRAVGGLLPAPDAVRLFGTPLAELRRRERARVVATVAQSPVVPPGMAVLDYVLLGRNPYIPPLGRESAVDLAVVHEVLDRLDLAGFHARELATLSGGERQRVFLARALAQGATLLLLDEPTSALDIGHQQEVLELVDQLRRTHGLTVLATMHDLSIAGEYADRMVLLAAGRVVAVGTPREVLTDRLLAEHYRASVRVVDGEHGPVVVPVRPRRQ, encoded by the coding sequence ATGACCGGCTCGTCGGCCGCGCCCGCCGTCGACCTGCGCGGCCTGCGGATCAGCCTGGACGGTACCCGGATCCTCGCGGGCGTCGACCTGACCGTCGCCACCGGCGAGTGGGTCACGGTGATCGGCCCCAACGGGGCGGGCAAGTCGACCTTGCTGCGCGCCGTCGGCGGTCTGCTCCCCGCTCCGGACGCCGTCCGCCTCTTCGGTACGCCGCTGGCCGAGCTGCGCCGCCGGGAACGGGCCCGGGTGGTGGCCACGGTCGCCCAGTCGCCGGTCGTACCGCCCGGCATGGCGGTGCTGGACTACGTGCTGCTCGGTCGTAACCCGTACATCCCGCCGTTGGGCCGGGAGTCCGCCGTCGACCTGGCCGTGGTGCACGAGGTGCTCGACCGGCTGGACCTTGCCGGCTTCCACGCCCGGGAGTTGGCCACCCTCTCCGGCGGTGAGCGGCAGCGGGTCTTCCTGGCTCGGGCGCTGGCTCAGGGCGCCACCCTGCTGCTGCTGGACGAGCCCACCAGCGCCCTCGACATCGGCCATCAGCAGGAGGTCCTCGAACTGGTCGACCAGCTCCGTCGGACGCACGGCCTGACGGTGCTGGCCACCATGCACGACCTGTCCATCGCCGGCGAGTACGCCGACCGCATGGTGCTGCTCGCCGCCGGCCGGGTGGTCGCGGTCGGCACCCCCCGGGAGGTGCTCACCGACCGGCTACTCGCCGAGCACTACCGGGCCAGCGTCCGCGTCGTCGACGGTGAGCACGGCCCGGTAGTGGTGCCGGTACGCCCCAGGCGACAGTAG
- a CDS encoding VOC family protein → MVSVAPGTPCWADLATPGLDAARRFYPELFGWTGRVDPEPEAGGYTVFLLDGRAVAGAGPPAVPDQVPIWSTYVATDDADLVAGRVERAGGQVVVPPFEVFDRGRMAVFTDPAGAAFSVWQPMAFAGAQVFDVPGAMSWTELVTPDPDGARIFYELVFGWQPEEEPMGQVAYTGWRLGDRLVAGMMPPLGDEFPSDGPAYWSVYFAVADADACAARAAELGGTILVPPRDIPAGRFAALRDPHGALFHVIALAGTR, encoded by the coding sequence GTGGTCAGCGTCGCGCCGGGTACGCCCTGCTGGGCCGACCTGGCGACGCCGGGACTCGACGCGGCCCGGCGGTTCTACCCGGAACTGTTCGGCTGGACCGGCCGGGTCGACCCCGAGCCGGAGGCGGGCGGGTACACGGTCTTCCTGCTGGACGGGCGGGCGGTGGCCGGGGCAGGCCCACCGGCCGTGCCGGACCAGGTGCCGATCTGGTCGACGTACGTGGCCACCGACGACGCCGATCTGGTCGCCGGTCGGGTGGAGCGGGCCGGTGGACAGGTGGTGGTGCCGCCGTTCGAGGTCTTCGACCGGGGTCGGATGGCGGTCTTCACCGATCCCGCCGGGGCCGCGTTCAGTGTCTGGCAGCCGATGGCCTTCGCCGGGGCCCAGGTGTTCGACGTGCCCGGTGCGATGAGCTGGACGGAACTGGTCACCCCCGATCCGGACGGGGCACGGATCTTCTACGAGCTGGTCTTCGGCTGGCAGCCGGAGGAGGAGCCGATGGGCCAGGTCGCGTACACCGGTTGGCGGCTCGGCGACCGGTTGGTGGCGGGGATGATGCCGCCGCTGGGCGACGAGTTCCCCTCGGACGGGCCGGCGTACTGGTCGGTGTACTTCGCGGTGGCCGACGCGGACGCCTGCGCGGCGCGCGCCGCCGAACTGGGCGGCACGATCCTGGTGCCGCCCCGCGACATCCCGGCCGGCCGCTTTGCCGCGCTCCGCGACCCGCACGGTGCCCTGTTCCACGTCATCGCCCTCGCCGGGACCCGCTGA
- a CDS encoding MFS transporter — translation MSFTSGESRWADVALATAARGLATCGQFLAATTLTLTLQSSGAGGRAVAGMLLAATLPLVVLAPLTGRLADRVDSRTLLVGAGLAQSVICLALAYADHPLLVVGLVALLASGLAVAQPVLAALVPAMVLPTDLPRATALNQTAGMLGVLTGPAMAGFLVGGFGSRVPLLIAASGYLPLVVAGLLVRTRRGGARRAAVPGSPSVGAAVADRDVKAARGWRLRRDPLLVAMVATLAGVIAAVGAINVIEVFYVRETLGASASVYGLVTGAWTLGVLAGAWIFARVAGRFIDDGALVQGGLLLLGGCCAAVLLSVTVPTAPLLVPLWLLGGLCNGGDNVFHNVVVARRVPEAARGRAFAAVGAAVQGAAMFGYLVGGLLLEVTEPRPLIVGCGAAGLLVLLGFVVPVRRTVRAERSRIGQLRNPEGSAQTEPVDVGPPQAGPAGAGLATSATSG, via the coding sequence ATGTCCTTCACATCTGGCGAGTCGCGGTGGGCCGACGTCGCCCTGGCCACCGCCGCCCGTGGTCTCGCCACCTGCGGGCAGTTCCTCGCGGCGACCACGCTGACGCTGACCCTCCAGTCGTCCGGCGCAGGCGGCCGTGCCGTCGCGGGGATGCTGTTGGCGGCGACGCTGCCGCTCGTGGTGCTCGCCCCGCTGACCGGTCGGCTCGCCGATCGGGTGGACAGCCGGACGCTGCTGGTCGGAGCCGGTCTGGCCCAGTCGGTGATCTGCCTAGCGCTGGCGTACGCCGACCATCCGTTGCTGGTCGTGGGGCTGGTCGCGCTGCTCGCCAGCGGCCTGGCAGTCGCCCAGCCGGTGCTCGCCGCGCTGGTCCCCGCCATGGTCCTCCCCACCGATCTGCCCAGGGCCACCGCACTCAACCAGACCGCAGGCATGCTCGGTGTGCTGACCGGACCGGCCATGGCCGGGTTCCTGGTGGGCGGCTTCGGTTCCCGGGTACCGCTGCTGATCGCCGCAAGCGGCTATCTGCCGCTCGTCGTCGCCGGCCTGCTCGTGCGTACCCGCAGGGGTGGTGCGCGGCGGGCAGCGGTGCCCGGCAGTCCTTCGGTGGGCGCGGCGGTCGCGGACCGCGACGTCAAGGCAGCACGAGGTTGGCGGCTCCGGCGGGATCCGCTGCTGGTGGCGATGGTGGCGACCCTGGCCGGCGTGATCGCGGCCGTCGGCGCGATCAACGTCATCGAGGTCTTCTACGTACGTGAAACCCTCGGCGCCTCTGCCTCCGTGTACGGCCTGGTGACCGGGGCCTGGACGCTCGGTGTGCTCGCCGGTGCCTGGATCTTCGCCAGGGTGGCCGGGCGGTTCATCGACGACGGTGCCCTGGTACAGGGTGGCCTACTGCTGCTCGGCGGCTGTTGCGCGGCGGTTTTGCTCTCGGTGACGGTGCCCACGGCTCCGCTGTTGGTGCCGCTCTGGCTGCTCGGCGGCCTCTGCAACGGCGGCGACAACGTCTTCCACAACGTGGTGGTGGCGCGGCGGGTACCCGAGGCGGCCCGCGGGCGGGCCTTCGCCGCCGTGGGTGCCGCGGTGCAGGGGGCGGCAATGTTCGGTTACCTGGTCGGTGGTCTGCTCCTGGAGGTGACCGAACCTCGCCCGCTGATCGTCGGCTGTGGGGCGGCCGGGCTGCTGGTGCTGCTCGGCTTCGTGGTGCCGGTCCGCCGGACGGTGCGGGCCGAGCGCTCCCGCATCGGGCAGCTGCGGAACCCGGAAGGCTCCGCGCAGACCGAGCCGGTGGACGTCGGGCCACCGCAAGCCGGGCCGGCGGGTGCGGGGTTGGCCACTTCCGCGACGTCCGGCTGA
- a CDS encoding iron ABC transporter permease, which produces MHDVKRGRPVAPAGAVTPPRPAGLRKRWLAAGVLAVLVALVAGVSLGPVSLPPGSVAIELLNLLPGVRLDSGLTEREIAIVTELRLPRAVLGLLVGGLLALAGGAYQGVFRNPLADPYLLGVAAGAGLAVTVVLTLGVGAGGALSGLPATIPLAAFVGSLGAVAMTYLLGAAGGRSRSPATLILAGVAVSAFLSAGQTYLLQRHAESIQQVYSWLLGRLATAGWQDVRLVLPYFLLTSVVILLHRRELDVLSVGDDEAASLGLHPQRSRYLLIAAASLGTAAAVSASGLIGFVGIIVPHTVRMLAGASYRVILPLSLLFGGAFLALTDVVARTAAAPQEIPIGVVTALLGGPFFVVVLRSARRVLT; this is translated from the coding sequence ATGCACGACGTGAAGCGCGGTCGTCCCGTCGCGCCGGCCGGGGCGGTCACCCCGCCCCGGCCGGCGGGCCTGCGGAAACGTTGGCTCGCGGCCGGGGTGCTCGCCGTGCTCGTCGCCCTGGTGGCCGGGGTCTCGCTTGGTCCGGTCAGCCTGCCGCCCGGCAGCGTCGCGATCGAACTGCTCAACCTGCTGCCCGGGGTACGCCTGGACAGCGGGCTGACCGAGCGGGAGATCGCCATCGTCACCGAGCTGCGGCTGCCCCGGGCGGTGCTGGGTCTGCTGGTCGGCGGACTGCTCGCCCTGGCCGGCGGCGCCTACCAGGGGGTGTTCCGCAACCCGCTGGCCGACCCGTACCTGCTCGGCGTCGCGGCCGGGGCCGGGCTGGCGGTCACCGTGGTGCTGACCCTGGGCGTCGGCGCGGGCGGCGCGTTGAGCGGGCTGCCGGCCACCATCCCGCTGGCCGCCTTCGTCGGCTCCCTCGGTGCGGTGGCGATGACCTACCTGCTCGGCGCCGCCGGTGGGCGCAGCCGCTCCCCGGCGACCCTGATCCTGGCCGGGGTGGCCGTCTCCGCGTTCCTCAGCGCCGGGCAGACGTACCTGCTGCAACGGCACGCGGAGAGCATCCAGCAGGTGTACTCCTGGCTGCTCGGGCGGCTGGCCACCGCCGGTTGGCAGGACGTCCGGCTGGTGCTGCCGTACTTCCTGCTGACCAGCGTGGTCATCCTGCTGCACCGGCGGGAGTTGGACGTGCTCTCGGTCGGCGACGACGAGGCGGCCAGCCTCGGCCTGCACCCGCAGCGGTCCCGGTACCTGCTGATCGCCGCCGCCTCGCTGGGCACCGCCGCCGCCGTTTCCGCCTCCGGCCTGATCGGCTTCGTCGGCATCATCGTGCCGCACACCGTACGGATGCTCGCCGGAGCGAGCTACCGGGTGATCCTGCCGCTGTCGTTGCTGTTCGGTGGAGCCTTCCTCGCGCTTACCGACGTGGTGGCGCGCACCGCCGCCGCACCGCAGGAGATCCCGATCGGGGTGGTCACCGCGCTGCTGGGTGGGCCGTTCTTCGTGGTGGTGCTGCGCTCGGCCCGGCGGGTGCTGACATGA
- a CDS encoding metalloregulator ArsR/SmtB family transcription factor → MTQANPEPPRVTISDPQTLRALAHPARLAIMEHLATTEGAVTATECAEVVGLSPSATSYHLRALARFGLVEQAPSRGDARERLWRAAIQSWTIDAGRDADPSVRDAEQTLVEVFLARELERSRDWLRRAPDESEEWYRSAILSESLLLLTAEELAELNEAVTALLRPYRKRTRTDPPPGARRVAVQYRALPLA, encoded by the coding sequence ATGACGCAGGCGAACCCCGAGCCGCCCCGGGTGACGATCAGCGACCCGCAGACGCTGCGGGCACTCGCTCACCCGGCCCGGCTCGCGATCATGGAACACCTGGCGACGACCGAGGGCGCGGTGACCGCCACCGAGTGCGCCGAGGTGGTGGGCCTGTCGCCGAGCGCGACCAGCTACCACCTGCGGGCACTGGCCAGGTTCGGCCTGGTGGAGCAGGCGCCGAGCCGGGGGGACGCCCGCGAGCGACTGTGGCGTGCCGCGATCCAGTCGTGGACGATCGACGCCGGCCGGGACGCCGACCCGTCGGTACGCGACGCCGAGCAGACCCTGGTCGAGGTATTTCTGGCCCGGGAACTGGAGCGCAGCCGGGACTGGCTGCGCCGGGCTCCGGACGAATCCGAGGAGTGGTATCGCAGCGCGATTCTCAGCGAGTCTTTGTTGCTGCTCACCGCCGAGGAGCTGGCGGAGTTGAACGAGGCGGTGACGGCCCTGCTCCGGCCGTACCGCAAACGTACCCGGACCGATCCGCCGCCGGGCGCGCGCCGGGTGGCCGTCCAGTACCGGGCGCTGCCGCTGGCCTGA
- a CDS encoding AAA family ATPase has translation MSLHAQETPQPPPLDDELAAERAHLTRSRAALHRMRERAEALFATGDKVAGDAYTAEQLGRHLARRVAELADDPRTPLFFGRLDFGDADAAHAGRRYHVGRRHVTDDQGESLVLDWRAPISRTFYRASARDPQGLAVRRRFGFGDGKLTSFEDEHLDRGEELGTASRILTAEIERPRVGPMRDIVATIQPEQDELVRADLADSICVQGAPGTGKTAVGLHRAAYLLYLHRERLRRSKVLVVGPNRAFLGYIAAVLPALGEIEVEQATVEDLVTRVPVRAVDPPVVAALKHDARMAEVLRRAVDAYVGEPAEPVLVSDGSFRWRIGLEPLHRLVQDTRTERPPYAVGRDRVRARVVGLLQRQAEARRAESPGDAWLRRMSRSKPVTGFLDAVWPALTPEGLLHALYTDRERLARAADDLLTPDEQRLLTHPAAGTGRATGTGLGRTAKATRWTAADAVLIDEAAGLLERPGGYGHVVVDEAQDLSPMQCRVIARRSEHGSLTLLGDLAQATAPWAASDWRESLRHLGKPDATVVPLTIGFRVPAAVLSFANRLLPVLAVDVPPAESLRNDGALEVRTVSDLAAATVAEVRAALAFEGSIAVIAADDAVDGLRSALAESGVQTATPDEPAIGARVTVMPATLVKGLEYDHVIAVEPAAIATAEPRGLNRLYVVLTRAVSRLSVLHAAPLPAPLG, from the coding sequence ATGAGCCTGCACGCCCAAGAAACGCCCCAGCCGCCCCCGCTCGACGACGAGTTGGCCGCCGAACGGGCACACCTGACCCGCTCGCGGGCGGCGCTGCACCGGATGCGGGAACGCGCCGAGGCGCTCTTCGCCACCGGCGACAAGGTGGCCGGGGACGCGTACACCGCCGAACAGCTCGGCCGGCACCTGGCTCGGCGGGTCGCCGAACTGGCCGACGACCCGCGTACCCCGCTCTTCTTCGGCCGACTCGACTTCGGCGACGCAGATGCCGCACACGCCGGCCGCCGTTACCACGTCGGCCGCCGGCACGTCACCGACGATCAGGGCGAATCGCTGGTGCTGGACTGGCGGGCGCCGATCTCCCGCACGTTCTACCGGGCCAGTGCCCGCGATCCGCAGGGCCTGGCGGTACGCCGCCGGTTCGGGTTCGGCGACGGGAAGCTGACCAGCTTCGAGGACGAGCACCTCGACCGGGGCGAGGAACTCGGCACGGCCAGCCGGATCCTCACCGCCGAGATCGAACGTCCCCGGGTCGGGCCGATGCGCGACATCGTCGCCACCATCCAGCCCGAGCAGGACGAACTCGTCCGGGCGGACCTGGCCGACTCGATCTGCGTGCAGGGCGCCCCGGGCACCGGCAAGACCGCCGTCGGGCTGCACCGGGCGGCGTACCTGCTCTACCTGCACCGGGAGCGGCTGCGCCGGTCGAAGGTGCTGGTCGTGGGGCCGAACCGGGCCTTCCTCGGCTACATCGCGGCGGTGCTGCCCGCGCTCGGTGAGATCGAGGTGGAGCAGGCCACCGTGGAGGACCTTGTCACCCGGGTACCGGTCCGCGCGGTGGACCCGCCGGTGGTGGCCGCGCTCAAGCACGACGCCCGGATGGCCGAGGTGCTGCGCCGGGCCGTCGACGCGTACGTCGGCGAGCCGGCGGAACCGGTGCTCGTCTCCGACGGCTCGTTCCGCTGGCGGATCGGGCTGGAGCCGCTGCACCGGCTGGTCCAGGACACCCGCACGGAACGACCGCCGTACGCCGTCGGGCGGGACCGGGTCCGGGCCCGGGTGGTCGGACTGCTGCAACGGCAGGCCGAGGCGCGGCGGGCGGAGTCACCGGGCGACGCGTGGCTGCGCCGGATGAGCCGGTCGAAGCCGGTCACCGGGTTTCTGGACGCCGTCTGGCCGGCGCTCACCCCGGAGGGTCTGCTGCACGCGCTGTACACCGACCGGGAGCGGCTCGCTCGGGCCGCTGACGATCTGCTCACGCCCGACGAGCAACGCCTGCTCACCCACCCGGCAGCCGGGACCGGGCGCGCGACCGGCACCGGGTTGGGGCGGACGGCGAAGGCGACCCGGTGGACGGCCGCCGACGCGGTGCTGATCGACGAGGCGGCCGGACTGCTCGAACGGCCGGGCGGCTACGGCCATGTCGTGGTGGACGAGGCGCAGGACCTCTCCCCGATGCAGTGCCGGGTCATCGCCCGGCGCAGCGAGCACGGCTCGCTCACGCTCCTCGGCGATCTGGCGCAGGCGACCGCGCCGTGGGCGGCCAGCGACTGGCGGGAGAGCCTGCGCCACCTGGGCAAGCCGGACGCGACGGTGGTGCCGTTGACCATCGGGTTCCGGGTGCCCGCCGCCGTGCTCTCCTTCGCCAACCGGCTGCTACCGGTGCTGGCCGTCGACGTGCCGCCGGCCGAGTCGCTGCGCAACGACGGCGCGCTTGAGGTGCGTACCGTCAGCGATCTCGCGGCCGCGACGGTGGCCGAGGTGCGGGCGGCGCTCGCGTTCGAGGGGTCGATCGCGGTGATCGCCGCCGACGACGCCGTGGACGGGCTGCGGTCGGCGCTGGCCGAGTCGGGGGTGCAGACCGCGACCCCCGACGAACCGGCCATCGGCGCGCGCGTCACGGTCATGCCCGCCACTCTGGTCAAGGGCCTGGAGTACGACCACGTCATCGCGGTCGAACCGGCCGCCATCGCGACCGCCGAGCCACGCGGCCTGAACCGGCTGTACGTGGTACTTACCCGGGCGGTGTCCCGGCTGTCCGTGCTGCACGCCGCGCCGCTACCCGCCCCGCTCGGCTGA
- a CDS encoding VOC family protein — protein sequence MTSIPPGRPAWVDLFTSDPAAAAGFYAPLFGWAVAEATGEPPTGRLVFHQQGRPVAGAGPTDDGQPAWTPYLATEDVDTACELATATGGRLRSGPVELSGSRRSAVLTDPAGASFGVWQSLGRSGAEVFDVPGALTWAELTTREPDRAKEFYGAVFRWTADDQPMDAITYTTWQRDGQQVAGMMPMVGEEWGDLPSHWMVYFAVTDTDAVADEAQRLGGSVSVPPTDLPRGRFAVLTDPQGAFFSILGPVPAPA from the coding sequence ATGACCAGCATTCCACCGGGAAGGCCGGCCTGGGTCGACCTGTTCACCAGCGATCCCGCCGCGGCGGCCGGCTTCTACGCCCCGCTGTTCGGCTGGGCGGTCGCCGAGGCGACCGGCGAACCGCCGACCGGCCGTCTCGTCTTCCACCAGCAGGGCAGACCGGTCGCCGGCGCTGGCCCGACCGACGACGGGCAGCCGGCCTGGACGCCCTACCTGGCCACCGAGGATGTCGACACGGCCTGCGAACTCGCGACGGCCACCGGTGGGCGGCTCCGCTCGGGCCCCGTCGAATTGTCCGGCTCCCGTCGCTCGGCGGTGCTCACCGACCCGGCCGGCGCGTCGTTCGGGGTGTGGCAGTCGCTGGGCCGCTCCGGCGCGGAGGTCTTCGACGTGCCGGGCGCGCTGACCTGGGCCGAGCTGACCACCCGGGAGCCTGACCGGGCCAAGGAGTTCTACGGCGCGGTCTTCCGCTGGACGGCCGACGACCAGCCGATGGATGCGATCACCTACACCACCTGGCAACGCGACGGCCAGCAGGTGGCCGGGATGATGCCGATGGTCGGCGAGGAGTGGGGCGACCTACCGTCGCACTGGATGGTCTACTTCGCGGTGACCGACACCGACGCGGTGGCCGACGAGGCGCAGCGGCTCGGTGGCAGCGTGTCCGTCCCGCCGACCGATCTGCCCCGAGGCCGGTTCGCGGTGCTGACCGACCCGCAGGGGGCGTTCTTCTCCATCCTCGGCCCGGTGCCCGCCCCCGCCTGA